A part of Bacillus thuringiensis genomic DNA contains:
- a CDS encoding permease translates to MELFQLPKAFLQMNTIFISILIEALPFVLIGVFISGFIQMFVTEDMVAKWMPKNRFLSVLMATFLGMLFPGCECGIVPIVRRLIGKGVPPYAGIAFMLTGPIINPVVLFATYVAFGSSMHMVWYRSIVAIIVAIIVGIILSFMFKEHQLRDDHFPEVNHKRPLRKKMWDVCTHAVEEFFSMGKYLVLGALIAAAVQTFVQTSTLLAIGQGPFSSPAVMMGLAYILSLCSEADAFIASSFQSTFSTASLVAFLVYGPMVDIKNMFMMLATFKTKFVIVVTVTVTLVVYASSLLIYAMGW, encoded by the coding sequence ATGGAATTGTTTCAATTACCGAAAGCATTCCTGCAGATGAATACAATCTTTATCTCCATATTGATCGAAGCACTTCCTTTTGTGCTTATTGGTGTATTTATTTCAGGATTTATTCAAATGTTTGTGACAGAGGATATGGTAGCAAAATGGATGCCGAAAAATCGTTTTCTGTCCGTTTTAATGGCTACTTTTTTAGGTATGTTGTTTCCAGGTTGTGAATGTGGAATTGTTCCGATTGTAAGGCGATTAATCGGAAAAGGGGTTCCGCCATATGCCGGGATTGCATTTATGTTAACGGGGCCAATTATCAATCCGGTCGTATTATTTGCAACATATGTTGCCTTTGGAAGTAGTATGCACATGGTATGGTATCGTTCTATTGTAGCGATTATCGTAGCAATTATCGTTGGAATTATATTATCATTTATGTTTAAAGAACATCAATTAAGAGATGATCACTTCCCAGAAGTGAATCATAAGCGTCCATTACGTAAAAAAATGTGGGATGTATGTACGCATGCTGTTGAGGAATTTTTCTCGATGGGAAAATATTTAGTGTTAGGTGCGTTAATTGCAGCTGCAGTTCAAACGTTCGTACAAACTTCAACACTTCTTGCTATAGGACAAGGACCGTTTTCTTCACCAGCTGTTATGATGGGACTAGCTTACATTTTATCACTTTGTTCAGAAGCGGATGCATTTATTGCTTCGTCATTCCAAAGTACGTTTTCAACAGCATCACTTGTCGCGTTCCTCGTATATGGACCGATGGTGGATATTAAAAATATGTTTATGATGCTTGCGACATTTAAAACGAAATTTGTAATTGTCGTTACAGTTACAGTTACACTTGTTGTTTATGCAAGCTCACTACTCATTTATGCGATGGGGTGGTAG
- a CDS encoding TIGR03943 family putative permease subunit, whose protein sequence is MFRAYILLGFTILIAQLHISGNITKYINMKYAYLSKTAAIILGFLTIVQIIIVFQKEHQKEKEKEKEKEQHNCGCDHSHCGHDHSKDENTWWKRTFSYTLFCFPIVSGLFFPIATLDSDIVKAKGFHFPVAQAESKDPFMTRQFLRPDTSIYYGKEGYRGVMEKGKKEFVTKDNIALKDEDFLKGMETIYNYPGEFTGKKLSFKGFVFKDDSSKKEQYFLFRFGIIHCVADSGVYGMLVKKPEGVEWKNDDWIQIEGEISTEFYQPFHANIPVLEVTKWNKVEQPKEQYVFRGAD, encoded by the coding sequence ATGTTTCGAGCATATATATTATTAGGTTTTACAATCTTAATCGCGCAGCTTCATATTTCAGGTAATATTACGAAGTATATCAATATGAAGTATGCCTATTTATCAAAAACAGCAGCAATTATTCTAGGTTTCTTAACGATTGTACAAATTATTATCGTTTTCCAAAAAGAGCATCAAAAAGAAAAAGAAAAAGAAAAAGAAAAAGAACAGCACAATTGCGGATGTGATCATAGTCATTGTGGGCACGACCATTCAAAAGATGAAAATACATGGTGGAAACGAACATTTTCGTATACTTTGTTCTGTTTTCCAATTGTCTCAGGATTATTTTTCCCGATTGCGACACTAGATTCGGATATTGTTAAAGCGAAGGGATTTCATTTTCCAGTAGCACAAGCAGAAAGTAAAGATCCGTTTATGACAAGGCAATTTCTAAGACCGGACACGAGTATTTATTACGGAAAAGAAGGATACCGTGGTGTAATGGAAAAAGGGAAGAAAGAGTTTGTTACGAAAGACAATATTGCTTTAAAAGACGAGGACTTCTTAAAAGGTATGGAAACGATTTATAATTATCCTGGCGAATTTACTGGGAAAAAATTATCTTTTAAAGGGTTTGTGTTCAAGGATGATTCTTCTAAAAAAGAACAATATTTCTTATTCCGCTTCGGTATTATACATTGTGTAGCGGATTCGGGTGTATATGGTATGTTAGTGAAAAAACCAGAAGGGGTAGAATGGAAAAATGATGATTGGATTCAAATAGAGGGAGAAATTTCTACTGAATTTTATCAGCCGTTCCATGCGAATATCCCTGTTTTAGAAGTAACGAAATGGAATAAAGTTGAACAGCCAAAAGAACAATATGTATTTAGAGGAGCCGATTGA
- a CDS encoding acyl-CoA thioesterase encodes MTEVKGKTANESRVFKTSRVFPTDLNDHNTLFGGKILAEMDMVASISATRHARKECVTASMDWVDFLHPVRSSDCVSYESFVIWTGRTSMEVFVKVVAEDLISGEKRIAATSFVTFVALSKENNPVPVPRVIPETEEEKELHRIAVLRAEQRHIRKAESKKVATLLTF; translated from the coding sequence ATGACTGAAGTAAAGGGAAAAACAGCTAATGAGTCTAGAGTGTTTAAAACGAGCCGAGTATTTCCAACAGATTTAAATGATCACAATACGCTATTTGGTGGAAAGATATTAGCCGAGATGGATATGGTTGCTTCTATTTCAGCAACGAGGCATGCAAGAAAAGAATGTGTCACAGCATCTATGGATTGGGTAGATTTCTTACATCCTGTTCGTTCTTCAGATTGTGTTAGTTATGAATCCTTTGTAATTTGGACGGGTAGAACTTCGATGGAAGTGTTTGTGAAGGTAGTAGCAGAAGATTTAATTTCAGGTGAGAAGCGTATAGCAGCAACGTCATTTGTTACTTTTGTTGCGCTTAGTAAGGAGAATAATCCAGTTCCTGTACCGCGAGTAATCCCTGAAACAGAAGAAGAGAAAGAATTACATCGCATTGCAGTCTTACGTGCCGAACAACGTCATATACGTAAGGCAGAGAGTAAGAAAGTAGCTACATTACTAACTTTTTGA
- a CDS encoding YjcZ family sporulation protein has product MGFAHGNGFALLVVLFILLIIVGAACFC; this is encoded by the coding sequence ATGGGCTTCGCACATGGTAATGGATTCGCGCTATTAGTCGTATTATTTATCCTCTTAATCATCGTCGGTGCTGCTTGCTTCTGCTAA
- the cls gene encoding cardiolipin synthase, whose translation MKHFFVVILCLIGVFIWMNIDVEMGKKMASEDELGQVRLGEFQLYTNGEELYTKLFEDIRNAEKYIYVHFYIVGKDEISKEFLQLLEKKASSGVEVKLSVDRIGGYKLKKKIIRQLKSNGVQFTFSKKPKLQRIFYSLHQRNHRRIVTIDGKVSYIGGFNIGKEYLGQDPKFGPWRDYHVRVNGNGATDMERKFAADWKEDTGEKMPVHESLPAIGNVKYQYLFSDGKGLWRKYGALLKQAKKSLVIATPYFVPSKEMMKELKDALNRGVNVKILVPFKSDAVLLKQAAYPYLREMNHAGAEIYQYRNGFFHGKVTIIDGEIVDIGTANFDNRSFYLNCESNCVIYDKTVVADVWNRLKEDFHKSKRFSEEDFEKISKWDWLLARIANVIASYL comes from the coding sequence ATGAAACACTTTTTCGTTGTAATCCTTTGTTTAATAGGTGTATTCATTTGGATGAACATCGATGTGGAAATGGGGAAAAAAATGGCTAGTGAAGATGAATTAGGACAAGTTCGATTAGGTGAATTTCAACTTTATACGAACGGTGAAGAGTTATATACGAAATTATTTGAGGATATACGTAATGCAGAAAAGTACATATATGTCCATTTTTATATTGTAGGTAAAGATGAAATAAGTAAAGAGTTTTTGCAGTTGCTTGAGAAAAAGGCATCGAGTGGAGTAGAAGTGAAATTGTCAGTTGATCGAATAGGTGGATATAAGCTGAAGAAAAAGATAATTCGTCAACTAAAAAGTAATGGTGTCCAGTTTACGTTTAGTAAAAAGCCTAAACTACAACGTATATTCTATTCGCTGCATCAACGGAACCATAGACGCATTGTTACGATAGATGGAAAAGTATCATACATCGGCGGATTTAACATTGGAAAGGAGTATCTTGGACAAGATCCGAAATTTGGTCCGTGGCGTGATTATCATGTACGAGTCAATGGGAATGGCGCCACGGATATGGAAAGAAAATTCGCTGCTGACTGGAAAGAAGATACGGGAGAAAAAATGCCTGTACATGAGAGTTTACCTGCAATAGGGAATGTGAAATATCAATATTTATTTTCAGATGGAAAAGGTTTATGGAGAAAATATGGAGCGCTTTTAAAGCAGGCTAAAAAGTCTTTAGTTATTGCTACGCCATATTTTGTACCAAGTAAAGAAATGATGAAAGAGTTAAAAGATGCATTAAACCGCGGTGTCAATGTGAAAATTCTCGTACCATTTAAAAGTGATGCAGTATTGTTAAAACAAGCTGCCTATCCGTATTTGAGAGAGATGAACCATGCTGGAGCGGAGATTTATCAATATCGAAATGGTTTTTTTCACGGGAAAGTAACAATCATTGATGGAGAAATCGTTGATATAGGTACAGCGAATTTTGATAATAGAAGTTTTTATTTAAATTGTGAATCTAACTGTGTCATATATGATAAAACAGTTGTTGCTGACGTATGGAACAGATTAAAAGAAGACTTCCATAAATCAAAAAGATTTTCGGAAGAAGATTTTGAGAAAATTAGTAAATGGGATTGGTTATTAGCAAGAATAGCAAATGTTATAGCATCATATTTATAG
- a CDS encoding spore coat protein, with translation MDCMKELMRCSYMLIYKVGEYTGEVRDEELKKLLQFHLPYMLQAYNEQVNFQEGENVQQITCEPIPFHFHEMEKETDSKYTGDIYIATCYISHLKRLALKFAQMAVEVANPEFRSFLENCFLKMNRYAYSVWQYVVKKEYKIKHVYENEKFA, from the coding sequence ATGGATTGTATGAAAGAATTAATGAGATGTAGTTATATGCTTATTTATAAGGTTGGGGAGTATACAGGAGAGGTAAGAGACGAAGAATTAAAGAAGCTATTACAGTTTCATTTGCCATATATGTTGCAAGCATATAATGAACAAGTGAATTTTCAAGAAGGAGAGAATGTACAGCAAATAACTTGTGAACCAATTCCATTTCATTTTCATGAAATGGAAAAGGAAACTGATAGTAAATATACAGGGGATATTTATATTGCAACTTGTTATATTTCGCATTTAAAACGGTTAGCACTAAAGTTTGCTCAAATGGCAGTTGAAGTTGCAAATCCAGAATTCCGCTCTTTTTTAGAAAACTGCTTTTTGAAAATGAACCGTTACGCCTATAGTGTATGGCAATATGTTGTGAAGAAAGAGTATAAGATCAAACATGTATATGAAAATGAGAAGTTTGCATAA
- a CDS encoding NAD(P)-dependent oxidoreductase — MKVCILGATGRVGSNIIKLALKDSAEVTALARDVNRIEINHERLRVIEGNVLNENDIKKVIEGSDIVISALGTDQNGTLAKSMPHIIKQMEEVGVHKIITIGTAGILQARTDLNLYRFQSTESKRKTTTAAEDHLAAYKVLNNSNNLCWTVVCPTHLIDGEATEVYRTEKDILPEGGSKITVGDTAHFAWDLCKKNIYENSRVGIAY, encoded by the coding sequence ATGAAAGTATGTATATTGGGAGCAACTGGGCGAGTAGGTTCAAACATAATAAAATTAGCATTAAAGGATTCAGCTGAAGTGACAGCATTAGCGCGTGATGTAAATAGAATAGAAATAAATCATGAAAGGTTACGAGTGATAGAAGGTAATGTATTGAATGAAAATGATATAAAGAAAGTGATAGAAGGAAGCGATATAGTAATTAGTGCACTTGGAACGGATCAAAATGGAACATTAGCGAAGAGTATGCCACATATTATAAAGCAAATGGAAGAAGTAGGGGTTCATAAGATCATTACAATAGGAACAGCTGGTATTTTACAAGCAAGAACAGATCTAAATTTATATCGTTTTCAATCAACGGAATCAAAAAGGAAAACGACAACAGCAGCAGAAGATCATTTAGCTGCATATAAGGTACTAAATAATAGTAATAATTTATGTTGGACAGTTGTTTGTCCGACACATTTAATAGATGGTGAGGCGACAGAGGTATATCGAACTGAAAAAGATATATTGCCAGAAGGTGGATCGAAAATTACAGTGGGTGATACAGCACACTTTGCATGGGATCTATGTAAGAAAAACATATATGAAAATAGTCGAGTAGGTATTGCATATTAA
- a CDS encoding DUF456 domain-containing protein, with the protein MTVLLTICIIACFIVSFLAFIYPIIPGILAVWAGYFIYHFGINGGELTTSFWIIQVIFTLFIFVADFIANGYFLKKYGSSKSGERVGMLSIIVGSFFFPPFGLIIIPFLSVFITELMHKKAPKDAFLVGVATVVGFLSSTVAKAILQIIMIIIFLCYIIF; encoded by the coding sequence GTGACAGTATTATTAACAATATGTATCATTGCCTGTTTCATTGTTTCATTTCTCGCCTTTATTTATCCTATCATTCCAGGCATCCTTGCTGTCTGGGCCGGATATTTCATTTACCATTTTGGTATAAATGGCGGAGAACTAACAACTTCCTTTTGGATTATTCAAGTCATTTTCACACTATTCATTTTCGTTGCTGATTTTATTGCAAATGGATATTTCTTAAAGAAATACGGGAGTTCTAAATCGGGAGAACGTGTCGGTATGCTTTCTATCATTGTCGGATCTTTCTTCTTCCCACCATTCGGTTTAATTATCATACCGTTCTTATCGGTATTTATTACAGAACTCATGCATAAAAAAGCGCCAAAAGACGCCTTTTTAGTAGGAGTCGCTACTGTAGTTGGTTTTTTAAGCAGTACAGTAGCGAAAGCAATTCTCCAAATCATTATGATTATCATCTTCTTGTGTTATATCATCTTTTAA
- a CDS encoding hemolysin family protein, which yields MDILNIFLIFVLILISGFFVASEFAVVKVRKSRIDQLANEGNKQALAARSVLSNLDVYLSACQLGITITSLGLGWLGEPTVEHLLRPLFEKINITGTMANTLSFIIAFSFITFFHVVLGELVPKSFAIQKAEAITLKFARPLILFDKIMYPFIWLLNSTAIFFTKLLGLEPAKENELAHSEEELRLILGESFKSGEINQTEYKYVNNIFEFDDRVAKEIMVPRTEMICLSTENTLEENMDIVATEKYTRYPIIEKDKDDIIGMINTKEIFHDQTKGIHKPLESYIHPVLTVFETVPIRKTLVHLQKNRVQMAIVMDEYGGTAGLLTMEDILEEIIGEIQDEFDADESPMIEKRTPKLTVLDGKVLISEVNDIFGLHIDDSDLDTIGGWLLSQAVDLNIEAGYSIEFAGFQFKALELDGHQVKKIAVHKLDTKKEL from the coding sequence TTGGACATATTAAATATTTTTCTCATCTTTGTACTCATCCTTATTTCCGGCTTTTTCGTTGCATCAGAATTCGCTGTTGTAAAAGTACGAAAAAGTCGAATTGACCAACTTGCAAACGAAGGCAATAAACAAGCTTTAGCTGCAAGAAGTGTCCTATCTAATTTAGATGTTTATTTATCAGCTTGTCAGCTCGGGATTACGATTACTTCTTTAGGCCTCGGTTGGCTTGGTGAACCAACTGTGGAACATTTATTACGACCGCTCTTTGAAAAGATTAATATTACTGGAACAATGGCGAATACTTTATCCTTTATTATTGCTTTTAGTTTTATTACATTTTTCCATGTTGTATTAGGTGAATTAGTTCCAAAGTCTTTCGCCATTCAAAAAGCAGAAGCAATCACACTTAAGTTTGCACGACCACTTATTTTATTTGATAAAATTATGTATCCATTCATTTGGCTACTTAATAGTACGGCAATCTTTTTCACAAAACTACTCGGTTTAGAGCCTGCGAAAGAAAATGAACTTGCCCATTCTGAAGAGGAACTACGACTTATTTTAGGTGAAAGCTTCAAAAGCGGCGAAATAAACCAAACCGAATATAAATATGTAAATAATATTTTTGAATTTGACGACCGGGTCGCGAAAGAAATTATGGTCCCTCGTACAGAAATGATTTGCTTGTCTACTGAAAATACGTTAGAAGAAAATATGGACATCGTCGCAACTGAAAAGTATACACGCTATCCGATCATCGAAAAAGATAAAGATGATATTATCGGTATGATTAATACGAAAGAAATATTTCATGATCAAACGAAAGGCATTCATAAACCACTTGAATCTTACATACATCCCGTACTAACGGTATTTGAAACTGTTCCAATTCGCAAAACATTAGTACATCTACAAAAGAATCGTGTTCAGATGGCAATCGTTATGGATGAATATGGTGGTACTGCTGGGCTTTTAACAATGGAAGATATTCTTGAAGAAATCATTGGAGAAATTCAAGATGAATTTGATGCAGATGAATCACCTATGATTGAAAAACGTACGCCGAAGCTTACTGTTTTAGATGGGAAGGTGCTCATTTCTGAAGTAAATGATATATTTGGCCTACATATTGATGATAGCGATTTAGATACAATTGGAGGCTGGCTCCTCTCTCAAGCAGTTGACTTAAATATTGAAGCTGGTTATTCCATTGAATTTGCCGGTTTTCAATTTAAAGCACTAGAACTTGATGGACATCAAGTGAAAAAAATTGCGGTACATAAATTAGACACGAAGAAGGAGTTATAA
- the cbpA gene encoding cyclic di-AMP binding protein CbpA, which yields MRIKGNYVPKREVLFCSSSITIGEALEHLNKTGYRCVPVLDEKKEKHLGNIYKVDILEYKGSLEESVLQLLNDKEGYVREDSSFFKVFFTIKKLPYLSVVDEKGVFLGILTHKKVFELLEDAWGVHSSKYSVMIGTQDYNGAIQKLSTVLKKYTGIQSLMTFDNDALLVRRIMFTLGEEFNDGELETLLKDLEDHGFRVVYVEEMKNPREVETIE from the coding sequence ATGAGGATTAAAGGGAATTATGTGCCGAAAAGGGAAGTTTTATTTTGCTCAAGTTCAATTACAATAGGGGAAGCGCTGGAGCATTTAAATAAAACTGGCTATCGTTGTGTACCAGTTTTAGATGAAAAAAAAGAGAAACATTTAGGGAATATATATAAAGTAGATATTTTAGAATATAAAGGTTCGCTGGAAGAGAGTGTATTACAATTATTAAACGATAAAGAAGGATATGTCAGAGAAGATTCTTCGTTCTTTAAAGTATTTTTTACAATTAAAAAATTACCTTATTTATCAGTGGTTGATGAAAAAGGAGTCTTCCTTGGAATTTTAACGCATAAAAAAGTTTTTGAGTTATTAGAAGATGCTTGGGGGGTTCATTCTAGTAAATATTCTGTCATGATTGGAACACAAGATTATAATGGGGCCATTCAAAAATTATCGACAGTATTAAAAAAATATACAGGTATCCAAAGTTTAATGACTTTTGATAATGATGCCTTATTAGTTCGTAGAATTATGTTTACATTAGGAGAAGAGTTTAATGACGGTGAATTAGAGACTTTATTGAAAGATTTAGAAGATCACGGATTTAGAGTTGTGTATGTGGAAGAGATGAAAAATCCACGTGAAGTTGAAACGATAGAATAA